tTGACGTTTTGGAATAAGTAAATCGTCAAATGGAATGTGCCCTATTTCGTAATTTATTGACcgcatttaaattcaattgtccctttttttattttaaggagAGCGAAAACTTATTCGCCCATATTCGATGCCAATCAGTTTTAATTACCATTAACATTAATTTCCAATCCGGCCCCGAACAAGCTTTCTTTGTCCGCATTTTAATTGCCTGACGGACTCCTGGGCCCTTGACATCGGCTATTAAtgaaatgctttttaaattatgtcaTTAACATTGCAGCCTGCGCCGTGTAGGACTGGTTTATCTTGGCCAAAGCCTGGCTTCTGGGTAATTATGGCATATTTTTATTGGCTCGCCATCGAATCGGAATTAGATGCTTGTAAATAGCTTACAACAATTATTTCATTAGGTCTGGGGCTTGCCCAGGAAGTTTTTCATTCGGAGCCAAGTACGATTGTCCGAGTACCTCCCCATACCTCGAGGTCCCGGATGATAAACTGCTAGAATGGAAAAGGGGCGCGGCCACATGCGGTAGCGGTCATATTGGCCCTATTATAAATGACTGGATGTGAACCGCCTGTCATGTTTTATCTTTATTCCCGTGCATTTTCGGCGGTCGGGCGGCGTGTCTGCACATTTTCCGATTCATATTTTTTCGCCAGCCAGCACGATGACGATAATGGCGCTTGCAGGCCCACTGACGTTTCTAACAAAGTGACTCGCATTAAGGATAATAGAGGCAACTAAAAGCAAGCCCCCACAACATGAAACAAAGCAGGCCAGGACGGAGCAGATTCGGAGGATGAGCCAGCGATGACTGCCAGCGATTTGCGCATCATTATCCCTGGCGGGAAGGGAAGACTTTCGGCAGAGGTCCATGGCCCCAAGATGTCCATCAACGGCCAGAAAGCAGAGCTGCACTGCCTCCTGGCCGCATATCCTGGCACTTCCTGCCTCTGACGTTTTCATCGTCATCCTGCACGGAGAGAAATTAATTGTTGGTCAATATTCCAACTTCAAATCGTTTGCTTGCATTTACTCGATTTTTTAACGCCGTCCGAAAGACACAACTTTTTAtgcttttaagctttaaattaaGACTTTAatgttaaagtaaattttttttcgctctTTTTAGCGTTTAAACGTTGGCAAAGTTAGCCtttaaattctgaaaattATATCTTATACATGATTGCATATTGCGGCTTTGAACTCAGCAATAAATTCTTTGAAATCAttgttcttttaatttatataaaccgTTGAAATTGCCATCGACAGCTCCAATAATAGAgctaaattgtaattttatgttcaagtttacttatttattaatcGACCTCGGTAGTATGCATATCATCGAACGGTATTTATATACCGAAATACCTATGTATGTCATAGGAAACGTACGCTAGTTGTTTTTTAGAATATTTCCTATTCGTTATAGCTGCAAGGGAATATAaactttcttatttttataatgatCTATTGACATTTTTATAGCTCTAAAgagattattatttttcaagcaaatatgaaatatttggAGAGGCGAGTTTTCGTTTTCCAGATTTCTTCTTGCAGTGTGACGTTCAGAGAATGATTTATGGCCGACTAGAGAACTCAAGTGTCGCACCCCCGAAAAGCAGAGAATGTCCTGCAATTGACAATTGTCCATTGTATTTAAGGAGAAGATCTCGCAGCCCTTGTCCCGTTTTCTTACCTCCACTAACCAAACCTGAACGTGCCCTGAAactaagcaaatatttattaagcgaATTAAAGTCGCGTCTCACAAATTGCCGGCAAATCCCCCGAATACAAATGACTGGAGATTTCTCATGAGCAAACATTTGATGCAGGTCATTTCGACACCGAAACAGTTGCCCCGTGACTCGGCAGCTTCCACTAACGAATTATGCGCTCTAGCGCCTCGAGTTCTCCAGCCAAATCTTCTGTCATCATTAGTCAAAGCTTTAAGCCGATTTAATCAATAGCAATGGCAAGACGGAACAGAAAATCGTTCCTTGTTCCAATGTTAACGAAAACCAAATTGCGTGTCCTTCAGGTCTGGCcgaaaaaatacgaaaattaAACGAAGCCTCACGTGCCATATGCAATACATAACCACCGTCTAACCAGCTGGTCTTACCACTTGAAATTTCGGCCAACATACTGCAAtaatggaaaacaaaaggGCTGCCGAGAGGGACTGCTACTCATTAAACAATTACTGTACGTTCTTTTTTACtggttccttttttttgtggtttttgctTGGCAAAGTTTTGGCCTTAAATCACACCACTTTAAGACGGGATAATGAGAACACTTTTAGATCCACCATTATGTATTTTCGGACTTGAAAGCGAGATCAAAAATATCGACACGGTGCTTCAATGTAACCAAAAAGATAAATGAGTATACAAAGTACATGACACATCGTaagatcttaaaaaaaaaagattggaGCTGCTTATGGACGATATAAATGGGTGAAACTCAAATGCATTGCAATAAACTTACAAAAcccatacaaattttaattttagcattgaattaaatttaccaAAGAAACTTTGAACAAATTTGCAAGGTCGAAACCACATTCTTCGACAGCGAACAAGTGAGTCAAGCGCGGCAAGCCGGCCATCAGTTAACGTTTAATCGCCATTTTgccagatatatatattattattccAGTTTTCTTTTATCTTTTATCTTACCATGTCTAATCGCAATCTGATCTATCAGGCCTGCTGGATCCCTCAGCTAAAGTCCTTAATGGTATACTAGTTTAACGCATAAAATCAAATAGCCTAGCATTAGcgttaaaaaatacaaatgttcAAATAATTGTATATGTAATCACCCGCTATTTAACCGGTGCTTCTGGTGGCTTTGCTGTGAATTTTTCACAAGTAGTGTGGAGAACCAGAGTTTCCGAAGGTGATGAAAAGGGTTTCAACAAATCACGTTTcgaatattaaaacatttatttaaacggTTATAAGATCAAAAACACTTTCAAAATTACCTTTCTTACCGTATTTAAGattacacaaaaacaaaaaagaaagcaaaactcggcaagccaaagttacgctattgcaaaaattaaatatttttgaaagcgttaaagttatgatttacttgcgtatatgtttaaaaacattgaagctatgatgatttgcagctcaattattcgatacttcctatggcagctatatgatattgttgtccgatttaaataaaattgaaagcgtaattctgagctgtaaaatcattaataagtcaaaaacaactttaaaaaattacaaaataaataagatagctttaaaactgagagactagtttgcgtagaaacggacggacaaacggacggacagacggacatagctagatcgactctcctactgatgctgatcaagaatatatatactttaaagggtcgaaaatgtttccttcactgagttgcaaacttctgactgaaattataataccctctccaagggtataaaaacttgatttttataattcccAAGAACAAGAAACTAGCATAGGGAAAGCGGGACTTACAAAAATGCTTACAGCTAGAATCAAACTGAATCTAACGCaaccacaaaataatttttgaaaagtcAAATACGTTATTATAAACTTTGCAATCACAGCTTGCAACAGGagaattgtttaattaaaccCAATTAATTCAAAACGCAATTGGAAAACCTTTGTCAAGTATTATctacataatttttttgaaccaTCTACGTCACGGGACATCTACCGTTAGATTTCAGAACTGGTAGCTTCTACATTTGAACAAATAATACTTTCCACAACTGTTTTTGGCGCCATCGTGCGGCAAGTAGCTAACTTTATACTTACCATATTTTTCCATCAATCTGGCAGCCTtgtgaaaattgaaataaatagaTGGTTTGGAAGCTTAAaaaccttatttatttatctatttcttattaaaaaacgAAGTGTTATTTTACACAACTGTAGCCTGATGTCCATTTCAAGAAATTGTTAAGTTCTGATGAATTATAAGAATTATAAAACCttaggaaaaaaataaagaaacatatttttaataaaaacaaataattgatacaaataataattaaatacttaataaatttaacatataataaaaaatattatattcccGTTACTTAgcttaccaattttaaaaaaaaaagccccaGAAAAAATCAGGCTAAAATGTCGccatatattcaaaatttaacatttatttctaTAACTTTCTaaataatagtttaatttctaaaatttttgtatgagTCTGTAAGTATTGGCCAAAAATGATATGGCTTAATAACTTGGCTCAACACCCAGAGAAAGACGGcttagtaaaaataaacattaaaatatttgaaaaaaaaaattgtaaaattgtagttttaaatttttttcattttggaaACTTAATATTTCCTTACTTTAGACATGATTAATTATGTGTGGCTTAAAGGCTGGCTGAGATTAGTTTCTTTTCATGCAAGTAAAatctacatatatatttagttaacaattttttaactacAGATCAGAATAGAAGACATAGCGTTGCAAATGTTCCTGGAGTTCTTCGCAAAGTTGGCAAGATGGAAGATATTGCAAGTATATCAGAGtgccaaatataaataaaaacctttcaTAGATTTTGTTATCAGCGGGTCCGAATACGACATTTCAAGCGAAAAAGGGCATTAAAAACGTCGCTGACCTTAAACTGTAGatcataattattattaatttgaggTAAGGGATAAGGATTGGTAGTGGAGCAGTCGTTAAAATGTTGAGAATAGGTTGACTAAAAAAATGCGCAAAATGTTAgcaatgtttaaaattgaGGACTCAGTTCTGTTGTCACAATTAAAAGATGAGGACTACGcattcgattttattttagcaTTGACAAAGGAATACAAACCGTTGGGCTCGTTGCGTAAGTTCTCTGTACATTGAACAATATAGCGATCTTGGCACAGGTAATAAGCATTAATAAACTCCGTACGGTTAGAGTAATTCGACAAATGAGATCATTACATGACTTTAATGATGACTAATAAATTGCGCCCAAGGTGGTACGAATCTTCTGGCAGAGAAAAATGTGGTTGTTAACAACGATTAAATCAAGAAGCCTGTCcgtatattattatattgttcCTAACGAAGTCTATCTGACCCAAAGACATGTCCGTCAGGCCGTTTATAAAGTCGTACTGACGAAAAATTTGAGTCATTTAAAGAAACCCAGGGCAGGTTAGgtaattgaaatcagcaaataTAATCAGATGATCCTAATCCCCATCGCCAATTGAAGAGCCtactaaatatataacattaaatgaaaagaagCATTAGATCTAGGTAAAATGTAAGAGCTGccagttttaaaaatgaaaatgctcCGATGAAAGTGAGTTGTGACTAAAATGCAACGGTCAATTCTTTAAGTAGGCAACCAActtataaagaaatatttcttGATCGGAGACTGAAGagtttaaccattttttagTTAAAGCAATTACGTCGGAATCGGTGGAAAGACTGTTACTCAGTTTTCCCAAAGGGATATTAGCCCGTCCAGGAGCCCCATGGCTTGGGAAAGGCGTATCATTGGAAAAGGAAACAGCACTTGGTGCGGCTGAGTTGATAGCAGTTGATAGCCACATAAATCCAACTCTTTTGGAGATTCAATCCCCAACACGGCCATTGAAATGCCTAAAAGCTATAGAGCTAAAGCTACCACTTCGGTTATTGTCATTATAGTTTCATTCGTCCGTGATTTAGTACAAGGGTGTGTTCCTTTCCGTTCGATAAGCTAGACATAAAAATATGTTCCATACACCGCGTCGAAACTCCAGTGAAGGACCTTTGTGCCACTCCACCCCGAGGTCCGATAGATACGAACCTCGACCGAAGCCCAACCTTCCCGTGAGCGTCTATGGATGGTACCGAGTGCTCATATTCAGCAGCGACCGTCGGCAGACCATCAATCGAGTGATGAGGCATCTCCGGAGGAGCTTGTGTCCGCGGAAGCTGGATCCCCGTTACCTGCACTCCGGCGGGGAACCTGATGTGGCTGAGGACTTCGGCGCCTTGTGCACGTTCTACGTCGACGGGTACAACATAGCGAGCGCCCTGTTTCGCCTCGGAAGCCTTGATGATCGCGTGTGGCTGAGGGTCAGCGACCGGATACCCCGGATCCGGATCGATTCGGAATACCGGAGGCGGCTGAGGCGGGTGCTCCTGACCAGATATGACCCCCAGCAGCGCAGCCTGGACCTCACTCTGTTCCACAACGACGAGGCCTGGCGTGGGGAGTTCTGCGCCCTAGCTCAGCCGGACTGCATGAGCACGGTGATCGGCATTATGGAGCGGGAGATGCCGGAGCTGGGGCGTCTGATCCTGGACCGGAATCACCTGACCCACCTGTGGCCCTTCGATCGCGTGGAGCGGCGTCTGCCGCTGCTTCAGTGCGTCTCCCTGAAGCACAACGACATCGAAAGCCTTTACTTGCTGCGCGTCTTCCGATTTCTGACCCTAGTCGAGCTGAACCTCGAGAGGAATCTGCTTCCGGCAGGCTACGAAAGGGAAGTTCCATATCTTTGGCCAAGCCTGGAGGTGCTCAATGAAAGTCCAGTGGAGCAATCTTACGGGGACGAGTTAGGTTCAGAAAGCTATTGATGCAAAACAATGGTGACTACGACCATGCGGTTGGGGTTTTCTATGGATTAAGTGACCATGAATTCATTCCTAGCAGCGGTGATCTCTTTAGCCGATCTCttagcttaaaaattattttttgttgtttctggtTTATTTGTggattctattaaaatttggTTATGTTTGCCAAAGCCGCTTGGTTTGCTCCccttttaatgaaatatataaaacaattttgcttTTGCGGAAGAGATATTTGAAGATAATGGCGCACAAAACAGTAAAGTATTAAGTAAGCTCGTTCGGGGTCTTGGCCTTTCACACACTTGAGCGTCTGTTTCTTGGGCCACTCCAATTAGGTAATTTGCCTGTTAACCCAAATGTAATGTCCTCACTCAAAACCTAGAAAAGTTTCCTTTTTCGGCGACTTTTTGGCATAgaactttttactttttacttttcacTTTGTGTTGAGCGAAAAGCTCAAAAGGTGAAACGTTTGCCACTACCGCTGCCACTGCAGTTGTCGTTATTTTGTTTCTCGAGTGCAAAATGagttacaaattattaaaagagaCGTGGACACAACGCCTACGCACTGGCAACTGTTTTCCACTCCGACCGCAGGCTGAAAgtgcactcagaaaaatagTTTGATTTAGATTTTACAAAAATCTATCTTCTCGTAGTGTTCGCAAAAGGCATTGAGCCTATTTCACAACAATAAACAGATGAAATACTCGTGGAGCGACGAATTCAGTCCTAAATTAGCAATAttatatattctatatatatattatatattcaaTAAGTCATAAGGAAATGATTTAAGAACTACACACATTACTTTGCTTTACTTTTGTACTTTTCGGACTGAACTTCAGCAAATAGAAAACATGTTGTTAAGTTTTGTCATAAACAATCGATCCTTaagttaaatgaatttttttattgtgtacAAGTAAGACCGGCAATGAGAATGGAAAAAGTAATGGAAACAAGAAGTGGTTGCTGCGGTACGGTGTTGGCCCAAACGGAAGTTGGCGCTGATGGCCGGGCTTTGGCTTTGCCAACTTCAAGATGCTGCTCCCAAGGCACGGGCCACTCGCTTTTCACTTTCTTGgcactttattttaatttctgagGCGTTCCAAAGTTTCCTCTACGTTTTTTCCAACACTTTCATTCCGGCCCTGGTTAGTTGCGGCTAAGTAGAAATTACTTCAACTTGCGGCTTTGCCGCCTACTTTTTTCAGGTCATCCAGGGGGCAACTTCAGGAGGTAGTCTAATGTTAAATGCTATTTTCTTCCAACAAAGCGCGGTCCAGATCTGTGAGCATTACCTGCCACATCCACAAGTTGATTAGCTTTCTCAAACGaatgtttttttaagatactttCTAATCTAGTTCTCATCAAGGGGGCCAGGAAAGTTAAGCTGTACAATTCTTTTTCAAATAGTAATCCCAATCTGCGCTATTATTTAGACAATATTAGTACAATGTCATCTGTGTCTGACAAATTAATAATCGCCTCCTGGTCTAGAAATGTATGGATTGCGGACTGCAACTTCTTCGGCTGTTTCTGACTTTAGGTCAATGGGTTCTACAAATTGTGTGTTCAGAAatctaaattataaataaactaacACAACATTTTGAGTtctgtttatattaaaattaacctTTTTATCACAATATTTACCTGAAAGTTAAACAGTTTTTCCAAGTGCTCGAGTTTTTGTGGGCTAGTTCCGTCTTGACTAAACTCTGGCCTTCAGAGTTCAGCTCCTATATGTGGAACTTATAGCACTGTTGAAAGAAGCACTATGAATTTATCAACTATTTGAGATCTCGCTTTCGAGAGTCCTCCATAGTTGTGTACaaattgtacaaataaaatggatgttcatttaaaatacatagGTTAATGATAATGGGAATGTTTTGCATGTTTATTTTCCTAGAAAAAATTGTCATACtgcatttgttgttttcttaaaCTCAGATAGGAAACTTCAATCACTTATGTTACGAACAAAGAAAGCTATAAAACATTAAGTAGTCTAAGTTAGGTTGATGGGCAGGTATCTAAATct
This genomic window from Drosophila gunungcola strain Sukarami chromosome 3R, Dgunungcola_SK_2, whole genome shotgun sequence contains:
- the LOC128252690 gene encoding nuclear RNA export factor 1, whose translation is MFHTPRRNSSEGPLCHSTPRSDRYEPRPKPNLPVSVYGWYRVLIFSSDRRQTINRVMRHLRRSLCPRKLDPRYLHSGGEPDVAEDFGALCTFYVDGYNIASALFRLGSLDDRVWLRVSDRIPRIRIDSEYRRRLRRVLLTRYDPQQRSLDLTLFHNDEAWRGEFCALAQPDCMSTVIGIMEREMPELGRLILDRNHLTHLWPFDRVERRLPLLQCVSLKHNDIESLYLLRVFRFLTLVELNLERNLLPAGYEREVPYLWPSLEVLNESPVEQSYGDELGSESY